The nucleotide window TTCGCCGCCGCACGGTGGCCACGTTCGAGGAGCCGGTGAAGAAACTCTCGGGGGATTGGGGCTTCATTGACCTGTTCTGGCCCGGCAAACTGCTGGTCGAGCACAAGACCGCCGGGGCGGACCTCGGCAAAGCCCACGCGCAAGGCATGGATTACATTCGCGGCTTGAAGAACTCCGGGCGCGATGCGGAAATTCCCCGTTGGCTGCTCGTCTCTGATTTCACGCGCGTTGCGTTGCATGATTTGGAGCCGGAACAAGACCCGGATGCCCCGCTGTTGCAACGGTTGCCGCCCAGCATTGAGTTTCCGCTCGCAGAGTTTCACAAGCATATCCGCCATTTTGCGTTCGTCGCCGGATATACCCAGCATCGGCTGGACCCGGAAAGCCCCGCAAACCTCGAAGCCACCCAGCTCATGTGCAACCTGCACGATGCCTTGGAGCATGGCGGCTACACTGGGCACGAACTCAAACGGTTCCTGGTCCGCATCCTCTTTTGTCTTTTCGCTGAAGACACCGGCCTTTTCCCGACCAAAGGTTTTGAATTGTTAATCCGCGATCGTACCGCCGAGGATGGCTCCGATCTCGGTCTCCGTTTGGCACATCTGTTTCGCATTCTCAACACGGATACCACGCAACGCCAAAAGAACCTGGATGAGGACCTGAGCCAGTTCCCGTA belongs to Verrucomicrobiota bacterium and includes:
- a CDS encoding type IIL restriction-modification enzyme MmeI, whose protein sequence is MPLSWNEIRHRAIAFANEWQGETREAAERQTFWNEFFNVFGIRRRTVATFEEPVKKLSGDWGFIDLFWPGKLLVEHKTAGADLGKAHAQGMDYIRGLKNSGRDAEIPRWLLVSDFTRVALHDLEPEQDPDAPLLQRLPPSIEFPLAEFHKHIRHFAFVAGYTQHRLDPESPANLEATQLMCNLHDALEHGGYTGHELKRFLVRILFCLFAEDTGLFPTKGFELLIRDRTAEDGSDLGLRLAHLFRILNTDTTQRQKNLDEDLSQFPYVNGELFSEKLEFADFNADMRNGLLACCRFHWETISPAVFGSLFQAVMDSKERRQVGAHYTAEKNILKLIRSLFLDELRAEFESIKTNRSTRRMARLEEFHDKLANLTFLDPACGCGNFLVITYRELRKLELEVLLELHGRQHEMALDAVNKLSKLNVH